One stretch of Filifactor alocis ATCC 35896 DNA includes these proteins:
- the mgtE gene encoding magnesium transporter, with protein sequence MREKDNDENVLEFEIINKILNGTKEEIEEEMENIHPVDLLEELEQYEGNPNDILKKLPDYYVASLIGEMEDEDKYKMLSSFSQQREENIISEMASDDLADMLGEVDEDVKEKIISKMDHEQAEEVRSLLGYEEDTAGGLMAKEFIAIKEEMTIEESVEYLREKAPDSETPYYIYVLDNKGILKGVVSLRDIIVAERNTKIRDIMNENVLCVPVDMDQEEVGRLFEKYGYMVIPVVDEHHVMCGIITFDDIIDVLNEETTEDIYLLGGLSEGETIDSSPFYAIRSRLPWLMINLVTAAMAASVVGAFEGTISKIVALATFMPIVTGMGGNAGTQTLTLIVRGIALDELNEKNTKQVLIKELIVGIVNGICLGIVVGIAAKLWVGKAVFGFIIGLAMVLNLIVAASAGYFVPVILKKLNIDPALASGVFVTTFTDVMGFFFFLGLATLFVEKLV encoded by the coding sequence ATGAGAGAGAAAGATAATGACGAGAATGTTCTTGAATTTGAAATTATCAATAAAATTTTAAATGGGACAAAGGAAGAAATCGAAGAAGAGATGGAAAATATCCACCCTGTCGATTTGTTGGAAGAGTTAGAGCAATATGAAGGGAATCCGAATGATATCCTAAAAAAATTACCTGATTATTATGTTGCATCGTTGATTGGGGAAATGGAGGATGAGGATAAGTATAAGATGCTGTCTTCTTTCTCTCAACAGCGTGAAGAAAATATCATCTCTGAGATGGCGTCAGATGATTTGGCGGACATGCTCGGTGAAGTAGATGAAGATGTTAAGGAAAAAATTATTTCTAAAATGGATCATGAACAGGCGGAAGAAGTAAGGTCTTTGTTAGGATACGAAGAAGATACCGCCGGTGGCTTGATGGCAAAAGAATTTATTGCAATCAAAGAAGAAATGACGATTGAGGAAAGCGTTGAATATTTGCGCGAAAAAGCACCTGATTCGGAAACGCCTTACTATATTTATGTATTGGATAACAAAGGGATATTAAAAGGAGTAGTATCGTTAAGAGATATTATTGTTGCAGAGAGAAATACTAAAATTCGAGATATTATGAATGAAAATGTCCTTTGTGTTCCGGTTGATATGGATCAGGAAGAAGTAGGAAGATTGTTTGAAAAGTATGGATATATGGTGATTCCGGTTGTGGATGAACATCATGTGATGTGTGGGATTATTACCTTTGATGATATTATTGATGTATTGAATGAAGAAACAACGGAAGATATTTATTTGCTTGGAGGCTTAAGCGAAGGTGAAACTATCGACAGTTCTCCGTTTTATGCTATTAGAAGCCGTCTTCCGTGGTTGATGATTAATTTGGTGACTGCTGCAATGGCTGCATCGGTTGTCGGGGCGTTTGAAGGAACGATTTCTAAAATAGTGGCACTGGCTACATTCATGCCGATTGTAACAGGAATGGGCGGAAATGCCGGAACACAGACATTAACTTTGATCGTTCGCGGAATTGCATTGGACGAATTAAATGAAAAAAATACAAAACAGGTATTGATAAAGGAATTGATCGTCGGAATCGTAAATGGAATATGTCTTGGAATTGTGGTGGGAATTGCCGCAAAACTATGGGTAGGCAAGGCGGTGTTTGGATTTATTATCGGACTTGCTATGGTACTGAATTTGATTGTAGCGGCATCTGCCGGTTATTTTGTACCGGTTATTTTAAAAAAATTAAATATTGATCCTGCATTGGCATCAGGGGTATTTGTTACAACATTTACAGATGTGATGGGATTCTTTTTCTTCTTAGGATTGGCGACTTTGTTTGTAGAGAAATTGGTGTAA
- a CDS encoding FprA family A-type flavoprotein, with amino-acid sequence MYNVRNVTKDLYWIGGNDHRLALFENIHPIPKGVSYNSYLLLDKKTVLFDTVDWSICRDFLSNMAHVLDGRDLDYIVINHMEPDHGASLEEVLIRYPKAKIISTEKSFMLMRQFGFDVDGKEIQVKEGDTFSFGKHEVIFIEAPMVHWPEAMVTFDKTDGVLFSADAFGSFGALDGKLFNDEVNFDRDWIDEARRYYTNIVGKYGPFVQSLLKKATPILPDIKYICPLHGPVWRNDFEYLLDKYNKWSSYEPEEKAVMIAYASMYGNTEFAAQILATKLVERGIKNVVVYDVSNTHVSQLISEAFRVSHIALCSVTYNLGIYPVMHNFLNDMKALNLQNRTVAIVENGSWTPRSGDLMEQFLDEEMKFMDVLNERVTVSSSVNDSREKELDSLAETIVSSLNE; translated from the coding sequence ATGTATAACGTAAGAAATGTAACAAAAGATTTGTACTGGATTGGTGGAAATGATCATAGATTGGCATTGTTTGAAAACATTCATCCCATTCCAAAAGGAGTATCCTACAACTCATATCTGCTTTTAGATAAAAAGACAGTATTGTTTGATACAGTAGACTGGTCAATTTGTAGAGATTTTTTGAGTAATATGGCTCATGTGTTGGATGGAAGAGATTTGGATTATATTGTAATTAACCACATGGAACCTGACCATGGAGCTTCTTTGGAGGAGGTATTGATTCGTTACCCAAAAGCAAAAATTATCAGTACAGAAAAATCATTCATGTTGATGAGACAGTTTGGGTTTGATGTGGATGGAAAAGAAATCCAAGTAAAAGAAGGTGATACCTTTAGTTTTGGAAAACATGAGGTCATATTTATAGAAGCGCCGATGGTACACTGGCCTGAAGCAATGGTGACCTTTGATAAGACAGATGGTGTATTATTCTCAGCAGATGCTTTTGGATCATTTGGAGCATTAGACGGCAAACTTTTCAATGATGAAGTGAACTTTGACAGAGATTGGATTGATGAGGCAAGAAGATATTATACAAATATCGTTGGGAAATATGGTCCTTTTGTACAATCTTTATTGAAAAAAGCAACTCCGATTTTACCGGACATCAAGTATATTTGTCCGTTACACGGACCGGTTTGGAGAAATGATTTTGAATATTTATTGGATAAATACAATAAATGGAGCTCTTACGAACCGGAAGAAAAAGCAGTTATGATTGCTTATGCATCCATGTACGGAAATACTGAATTTGCTGCACAAATTTTAGCAACAAAATTAGTGGAAAGAGGAATCAAAAATGTTGTAGTATATGATGTGTCTAATACACATGTATCTCAACTGATTTCTGAAGCATTCCGAGTAAGTCATATCGCATTATGTTCTGTAACTTATAACTTAGGAATTTATCCTGTTATGCACAACTTCTTAAACGATATGAAGGCATTAAATCTTCAAAACAGAACAGTTGCAATTGTTGAAAACGGTTCTTGGACTCCAAGATCAGGTGATTTGATGGAACAGTTCTTAGATGAAGAAATGAAATTTATGGATGTATTGAATGAGAGGGTAACAGTAAGTTCCTCTGTAAACGATTCAAGAGAAAAAGAATTGGATAGTTTGGCAGAAACCATCGTAAGTTCTTTAAATGAATAA
- a CDS encoding acyl-CoA dehydrogenase family protein — translation MYFKTTPEHESFRKKVREFAETEVKPIAFMLDQNNEFPTEAVKKMGELGLMGIPYPKEYGGAGLDVISYAIAVEELSRVDGGTGVILSAHVSLGSYPIAAFGTEEQKQKYLVPLAKGEKIGAFGLTEPEAGSDAGGTQTVAELVGDHYILNGNKIFITNAPKADTYVVFAVTTPGIGVKGISAFIIEKGWEGFTFGDHYDKLGIRSSSTAELIFNNVKVPKENLLGKEGQGFRIAMATLDGGRIGIASQALGIAQGAYEHALNYAKERVQFGKPIAFQQAISFKIADMATKLRASRFMIYSAAELKEHHESYGMEAAMAKQYASDNCLEIVNDALQIFGGSGYLKGMEVERAYRDAKITTIYEGTNEIQRVVIASYLLGRPPKSKGGAETKKKAESVTGDRKKMIFKDGSAKEQVQALVDALKKDGYDFTVGIDLDTPISEAERVVSAGKGIGEKENMKLIEALAKQAGAAVGSSRPVAETLKYLPLNRYVGMSGQKFNGNLYIAVGISGAGQHLKGIKTATTIVAINNNANAPIFKNCDYGIVGDALEILPLLTEALDNGKEKDPAPPMVKMKRSKPKKLAPNYKLYVCNGCGYEYDAKLGDSENDIMEGTIFDKLPDEWICPKCGEEKHNFTEVEFPENRR, via the coding sequence ATGTATTTTAAAACAACACCGGAACATGAGAGCTTTCGAAAAAAAGTAAGAGAGTTCGCAGAGACAGAAGTAAAACCGATTGCTTTTATGTTGGATCAAAACAATGAATTTCCGACAGAAGCAGTAAAGAAAATGGGAGAGCTCGGACTTATGGGAATTCCGTATCCGAAAGAGTATGGCGGAGCAGGATTAGATGTAATCAGCTATGCAATCGCTGTAGAAGAATTGTCGAGAGTAGATGGTGGAACAGGTGTTATCTTGTCTGCCCATGTTTCATTAGGCTCTTACCCAATCGCAGCATTCGGTACAGAGGAACAAAAACAGAAATATTTAGTTCCTTTGGCAAAAGGCGAAAAGATTGGAGCATTCGGTTTGACGGAACCGGAAGCAGGAAGTGATGCAGGGGGAACACAGACAGTAGCAGAGTTGGTAGGAGATCACTACATTTTAAATGGGAATAAAATCTTTATTACAAATGCACCGAAAGCAGATACTTATGTTGTATTTGCTGTTACAACACCCGGAATCGGTGTGAAAGGAATCAGTGCATTTATCATAGAAAAAGGATGGGAAGGTTTCACATTCGGAGATCATTATGATAAATTAGGAATTCGTTCCTCTTCTACAGCAGAATTGATTTTTAACAATGTAAAAGTACCGAAAGAAAATTTATTAGGAAAAGAAGGACAAGGATTCCGTATTGCGATGGCGACTCTGGATGGAGGTCGTATTGGAATTGCATCTCAGGCGCTTGGGATTGCACAAGGTGCGTATGAACATGCCTTAAATTATGCAAAAGAGCGTGTTCAGTTCGGAAAACCGATTGCATTCCAACAAGCAATTTCCTTTAAAATTGCAGATATGGCGACAAAATTAAGAGCAAGTAGATTTATGATTTACAGTGCAGCTGAATTGAAGGAACATCACGAATCTTACGGAATGGAAGCTGCTATGGCAAAACAATATGCATCTGACAATTGTTTGGAAATTGTAAATGATGCACTTCAAATTTTCGGAGGTTCCGGATATTTGAAAGGAATGGAAGTGGAAAGAGCATACAGAGATGCAAAAATCACAACAATTTATGAAGGAACAAACGAAATTCAGCGTGTTGTTATTGCATCTTACCTTTTGGGAAGACCGCCAAAATCTAAAGGTGGAGCAGAAACAAAGAAAAAAGCCGAGTCTGTTACAGGAGATCGTAAAAAGATGATTTTCAAAGACGGTTCTGCAAAAGAACAAGTACAAGCTCTTGTAGATGCTTTGAAAAAAGACGGCTATGATTTTACAGTAGGAATCGATTTAGATACCCCTATTTCTGAAGCGGAAAGAGTAGTAAGTGCCGGAAAGGGAATTGGAGAGAAAGAAAATATGAAACTGATTGAAGCACTTGCAAAACAAGCCGGTGCGGCAGTAGGATCCTCCAGACCTGTTGCAGAAACATTAAAGTATCTACCTCTTAACAGATATGTAGGCATGTCAGGACAAAAATTCAACGGAAATCTATATATTGCAGTAGGAATTTCCGGAGCCGGACAACACTTGAAAGGAATCAAAACAGCTACAACAATCGTTGCAATCAACAACAATGCAAATGCACCAATCTTTAAGAATTGTGACTATGGTATTGTGGGAGATGCATTGGAAATTCTTCCGTTGTTGACAGAGGCATTGGATAACGGAAAAGAAAAAGATCCTGCACCACCTATGGTAAAAATGAAGCGTTCTAAACCTAAGAAATTAGCACCGAACTATAAACTATATGTATGTAACGGCTGTGGTTACGAATATGATGCAAAATTGGGTGATTCTGAAAATGATATCATGGAAGGAACTATCTTTGATAAATTACCGGATGAATGGATTTGTCCAAAATGTGGAGAAGAAAAACACAACTTTACAGAAGTAGAATTTCCGGAAAACCGTCGTTAA